One Falsarthrobacter nasiphocae DNA segment encodes these proteins:
- a CDS encoding DUF2087 domain-containing protein, which yields MSAASSDALPLLAALANENARRALALAILGQLGPEGVPGLPPRKSATAIERARPFLRPDGDGGFTFDESVVVALMRAGAEARSSESAAIPGFEAHCGQDGRLVSYPAKPGRRGPLLAALADRALGPGRTYTEPEVNEALAAVAEDVVTLRRYLVDAGLLERSVDGGEYRRRVDPAG from the coding sequence ATGAGCGCTGCATCCTCTGACGCCCTCCCCCTCCTCGCGGCCCTGGCCAATGAGAACGCCAGGCGCGCCCTGGCGCTCGCCATCCTCGGGCAGCTTGGGCCTGAAGGTGTGCCGGGGCTCCCGCCCCGGAAATCGGCGACGGCGATCGAGCGCGCCCGCCCCTTTCTCCGCCCAGACGGGGACGGCGGGTTCACGTTCGACGAGTCCGTCGTCGTCGCCCTCATGCGCGCAGGCGCAGAGGCCCGCTCCTCTGAGAGCGCGGCCATCCCGGGGTTCGAGGCCCACTGCGGCCAGGACGGCCGGCTCGTGAGCTACCCGGCCAAGCCCGGGCGCCGGGGGCCGCTGCTTGCGGCGCTCGCGGACAGGGCGCTCGGGCCTGGCCGCACCTACACGGAGCCCGAGGTCAACGAGGCGCTGGCCGCCGTGGCCGAGGACGTCGTCACGCTGCGGCGCTACCTCGTGGATGCGGGCCTGCTGGAGCGCTCCGTGGACGGGGGTGAGTACCGCCGCCGCGTCGATCCAGCAGGGTGA
- a CDS encoding GrpB family protein, with protein sequence MNDTPQSRSHPGPSPRRRPRHPDVTELELVGGAERRAVILADPDISWPSAFRAHEERIRGAVGAAALGIEHIGSTSVPGLAAKPIIDVLLIVEDITAEEDWLGHLLGAGYELRVREPGHRMVRTPQRDAHVHIFQEGDQAIEAYLVFRDGLRSSPEDRALYEDTKRRLAAQDWADMNDYADAKSDVVAEILARGRGRARGRGRA encoded by the coding sequence ATGAATGACACGCCCCAGTCTCGCAGCCACCCCGGGCCCAGCCCCCGGCGCCGGCCCCGCCACCCGGACGTCACGGAGCTGGAGCTCGTCGGCGGGGCGGAGCGCCGCGCGGTCATCCTCGCCGACCCCGACATCTCCTGGCCCTCTGCCTTTCGGGCCCACGAGGAGCGCATCCGCGGTGCCGTGGGGGCGGCAGCCCTCGGAATCGAGCACATTGGCTCCACGTCCGTGCCCGGGCTCGCGGCGAAGCCGATCATCGATGTCCTTCTCATCGTCGAGGACATCACCGCGGAGGAAGACTGGCTGGGCCACCTGCTCGGCGCCGGGTACGAGCTGCGCGTCCGCGAGCCCGGCCACCGCATGGTCCGCACGCCCCAGCGTGACGCCCACGTCCACATCTTCCAGGAGGGGGACCAGGCCATCGAGGCGTACCTCGTCTTCCGCGACGGGCTGCGCTCGAGCCCCGAAGACCGGGCCCTCTACGAGGACACCAAGCGCCGTCTCGCCGCCCAGGACTGGGCCGACATGAACGACTATGCGGACGCGAAGAGCGACGTCGTCGCGGAGATCCTCGCGCGGGGGCGCGGCCGGGCGCGGGGGCGCGGGCGCGCGTAG
- the denD gene encoding D-erythronate dehydrogenase — MKIIITGGAGFLGSLVATELLRAADAGQAPIPFDEILSVDLAPCPVQDERVTSLVGDLASPDVLREAVTAEVVGIFHLAAVLSGGSEADFDLAMRVNVDGTRALLEAARAAGSAPRFVFTSSLAVFGGNVPEVVPETWAAQPDSTYGAAKAMGELLVNEYSRRGWVDARICRLPTISVRPGVPNSAASSFASGIIREPLAGVESVCPVPHETRMWLSSPEAAVRNLVFALGVPGEALGAWRGINIPGISVTVGEMLAALDEVGGPDARALVRDERDPAVEGIVCSWPGEFEVQRLLDAGFTRDEDFLSVVRRYADGLAAR; from the coding sequence ATGAAGATCATCATCACTGGAGGCGCCGGGTTCCTCGGCAGCCTCGTGGCCACGGAGCTGCTGCGAGCGGCGGACGCCGGTCAGGCCCCGATCCCCTTCGACGAGATCCTCTCCGTGGACCTCGCCCCCTGCCCCGTCCAGGACGAGCGCGTCACGTCTCTCGTGGGGGACCTGGCGTCCCCTGATGTGCTGCGGGAAGCGGTGACGGCCGAGGTCGTCGGCATCTTCCACCTGGCCGCCGTCCTCTCCGGGGGATCCGAGGCGGACTTCGATCTGGCGATGCGCGTCAACGTGGACGGCACGCGGGCGCTGCTCGAGGCGGCGCGCGCCGCCGGCTCCGCCCCGCGATTCGTCTTCACGAGCTCCCTGGCGGTCTTCGGCGGGAATGTCCCGGAGGTCGTCCCCGAGACCTGGGCCGCCCAGCCTGACTCGACCTACGGCGCGGCCAAGGCGATGGGGGAGCTGCTCGTCAACGAGTACTCCCGCCGAGGGTGGGTGGACGCGCGCATCTGCCGACTCCCCACGATCTCCGTCCGGCCGGGGGTGCCGAACTCCGCGGCGTCCTCGTTCGCGAGCGGGATCATCCGCGAGCCACTCGCCGGCGTGGAGTCCGTCTGCCCCGTGCCGCACGAGACCCGCATGTGGCTGAGCTCCCCCGAGGCCGCCGTGCGCAACCTGGTCTTCGCGCTCGGGGTGCCCGGCGAGGCGCTCGGCGCGTGGCGCGGGATCAACATCCCGGGCATCAGCGTCACGGTGGGGGAGATGCTCGCGGCGCTCGACGAGGTCGGCGGGCCGGACGCGCGGGCCCTCGTCCGGGACGAGCGGGACCCGGCCGTCGAGGGCATCGTGTGCTCCTGGCCCGGGGAGTTCGAGGTTCAGCGGCTCCTCGACGCCGGATTCACGCGGGACGAGGACTTCCTCTCCGTGGTTCGCCGCTACGCGGACGGTCTCGCCGCGCGCTGA
- a CDS encoding immune inhibitor A domain-containing protein produces the protein MKNIRLAGAAAVVVLALTPLGASAAPPLKDAQGTPQAAPREDNLSGPFSEKQKALRAEAQKLVRSGKKKPNAKGVVQLAENSFAETTTPKSDKILTILSEFGGTGPKHNQIPEPDRTKDNSTLWTKDFGLAHYENLFNGPAFSMKDYYEKQSNGKYSVTNSVQNWVTVPGNAASYGANTVEQKGGAWNYIKDTGNSWYDSQLAAGKTPAQIDEYLAQFDVWDRYDFDGDGNFNEPDGYIDHFQAVHAGEGEEAGASEDAIWSHRWYAFGNQAGTSGPQGNLAGGTRIGQSKYWIGDYTTEPENGGLGVFAHEYGHDLGLPDFYDTTNKAENGTGFWTIMSAGSWLGRNEIQGTGDTPGNFGPEEKLNLGWLRGSNVPLGATQTRTLNPSQFHTAGQDQAVRVDLPNKTVRTVFPTPVQGRKAMWSGAADGLNGSLTADVPATPSVTVSAQMNWAIEQDYDFLYAEYSLDGGKTWKLATSPELGTEPLTGSSEGQWKTVTYQYETGGKASQFRLRYATDGAVTENGVFVDSLTIKGKRVNMKLNGEPKNLPKGFTADANWTANPGYLDTTTDRYYLIENRQFQGYDAVLKTGPYNFGNRLTKPDWVTFFSYTPGMLVWYVDHAYENNNTSQHPGAGRVLPVDARISPIVAENGLMPLGGRRQAYDATFGLGTWAKLCLPTETNTGLVTPCAPAAPQAPVFDDSNPDAYYSTALPYHSVKVAGHGVKATVVKQNADGSLTVTIANPQG, from the coding sequence ATGAAGAACATTCGTCTTGCCGGGGCGGCCGCCGTCGTCGTCCTGGCCCTGACTCCCCTCGGAGCGTCCGCCGCGCCGCCGCTCAAGGATGCCCAGGGCACCCCGCAGGCCGCGCCGCGGGAGGACAACCTCTCGGGGCCCTTCAGCGAGAAGCAGAAGGCGCTGCGCGCGGAGGCTCAGAAGCTCGTCCGCAGCGGCAAGAAGAAGCCCAACGCCAAGGGCGTGGTGCAGCTCGCCGAGAACAGCTTCGCCGAGACCACCACCCCGAAGAGTGACAAGATCCTCACGATCCTCTCCGAGTTCGGCGGGACCGGCCCCAAGCACAACCAGATTCCGGAGCCGGACCGCACCAAGGACAACTCCACGCTGTGGACCAAGGACTTCGGCCTGGCCCACTACGAAAACCTGTTCAACGGCCCCGCGTTCTCGATGAAGGACTATTACGAGAAGCAGTCCAACGGCAAGTACTCCGTGACGAACTCGGTGCAGAACTGGGTCACGGTCCCCGGAAACGCGGCGTCCTACGGCGCAAACACCGTTGAGCAGAAGGGCGGCGCCTGGAACTACATCAAGGACACGGGCAACTCCTGGTACGACTCCCAGCTCGCCGCAGGCAAGACGCCTGCGCAGATTGACGAGTACCTCGCCCAGTTCGACGTCTGGGACCGCTACGACTTCGACGGCGACGGCAACTTCAACGAGCCCGACGGCTACATCGACCACTTCCAGGCCGTCCACGCGGGCGAGGGCGAGGAGGCCGGCGCGAGCGAGGATGCCATCTGGTCCCACCGCTGGTACGCGTTCGGCAACCAGGCCGGCACGAGCGGCCCCCAGGGCAACCTCGCCGGCGGCACGCGCATCGGCCAGTCCAAGTACTGGATCGGCGACTACACGACCGAGCCTGAGAACGGCGGCCTCGGCGTCTTCGCACACGAGTACGGCCACGACCTCGGTCTGCCGGACTTCTACGACACGACGAACAAGGCCGAGAACGGCACTGGCTTCTGGACAATCATGAGCGCGGGCTCCTGGCTCGGCCGCAACGAGATCCAGGGCACCGGCGACACCCCCGGAAACTTCGGCCCCGAGGAGAAGCTCAACCTCGGCTGGCTGCGCGGCTCAAACGTCCCGCTCGGCGCCACCCAGACCCGCACCCTGAACCCGTCCCAGTTCCACACGGCGGGCCAGGACCAGGCGGTCCGCGTCGACCTCCCGAACAAGACGGTCCGCACGGTGTTCCCGACCCCGGTCCAGGGCCGCAAGGCGATGTGGAGCGGCGCGGCGGACGGGCTGAACGGCTCGCTGACCGCGGACGTTCCGGCCACCCCGAGCGTGACGGTCTCCGCCCAGATGAACTGGGCCATCGAGCAGGACTACGACTTCCTCTACGCCGAGTACTCCCTCGACGGCGGCAAGACGTGGAAGCTGGCGACGAGCCCGGAGCTCGGCACCGAGCCCCTCACCGGCTCGAGCGAGGGCCAGTGGAAGACCGTCACGTACCAGTACGAGACGGGCGGCAAGGCCTCCCAGTTCCGCCTCCGCTATGCCACGGACGGCGCGGTGACGGAGAACGGCGTCTTCGTCGACTCGCTGACCATCAAGGGCAAGCGCGTCAACATGAAGCTCAACGGCGAGCCCAAGAACCTCCCCAAGGGCTTCACGGCGGACGCCAACTGGACGGCGAACCCGGGCTACCTGGACACGACGACGGACCGCTACTACCTCATCGAGAACCGCCAGTTCCAGGGGTATGACGCCGTCCTCAAGACGGGCCCGTACAACTTCGGCAACCGCCTGACCAAGCCGGACTGGGTGACGTTCTTCTCCTACACGCCGGGCATGCTCGTCTGGTACGTGGACCACGCGTACGAGAACAACAACACGTCCCAGCACCCGGGCGCCGGGCGGGTCCTCCCCGTCGATGCCCGCATCAGCCCCATCGTTGCGGAGAACGGCCTCATGCCGCTCGGTGGCCGTCGCCAGGCGTACGACGCGACGTTCGGCCTCGGCACGTGGGCCAAGCTCTGCCTCCCCACGGAGACGAACACCGGCCTCGTGACCCCGTGCGCTCCCGCCGCGCCGCAGGCCCCGGTCTTCGATGACTCGAACCCGGACGCCTACTACTCCACCGCCCTCCCGTACCACTCGGTCAAGGTGGCGGGGCACGGAGTGAAGGCCACCGTGGTCAAGCAGAACGCTGACGGCTCCCTGACGGTGACCATCGCCAACCCCCAGGGCTGA
- a CDS encoding dihydrofolate reductase family protein — protein MHQIIVTEFITLDGVIEAPGGGDYAHAGWTFKDIEFVPEAYEIKGREQEEAAGLLLGRVSFEEFAPVWPSMDEEFPLYNRMPKYVVSTSLTEAEVTECGWENCRLLRSIEDVRALKEQGEGPIYVHGSASLAQSLAEAGIVDRYHLLTFPLVLGEGKRLFAEDGDRKQRLSLVEEKAFSNGIRLAVYDVVA, from the coding sequence ATGCATCAGATCATCGTCACCGAGTTCATCACCCTTGACGGCGTCATCGAGGCCCCCGGAGGCGGGGACTACGCCCACGCCGGGTGGACCTTCAAGGACATCGAGTTCGTGCCGGAGGCCTACGAGATCAAGGGGCGGGAGCAGGAGGAGGCCGCGGGCCTCCTCCTGGGTCGCGTGAGCTTCGAGGAGTTCGCGCCCGTGTGGCCGAGCATGGACGAGGAGTTCCCTCTCTACAACCGCATGCCCAAGTACGTGGTCTCCACGAGCCTGACAGAGGCAGAGGTCACCGAGTGCGGGTGGGAGAACTGCCGCCTCCTCCGCTCCATCGAAGACGTGCGCGCGCTCAAGGAGCAGGGCGAGGGGCCCATCTACGTCCACGGCTCCGCGAGCCTCGCGCAGAGCCTTGCCGAGGCAGGCATCGTGGACCGCTACCACCTCCTCACGTTCCCGCTCGTGCTCGGCGAGGGCAAGCGCCTCTTCGCGGAGGACGGGGACCGCAAGCAGCGCCTCTCGCTCGTGGAGGAGAAGGCGTTCTCCAACGGCATCCGCCTGGCGGTGTACGACGTCGTGGCCTAG
- a CDS encoding endonuclease/exonuclease/phosphatase family protein — MSLSPRSRRIGASARLAAVGGAVALLAAAAAPAQAGVGQGPARGAAVGASHQSSAHPGTPGQGASHQSSPAHGPKTGRDSVRVATFNASLNRGAEGELQRDLSTPGNAQARAVADVIQSARPDIVLVNEFDYDSAHRSASLFRANYLNVGHGGHAPIDYPYMYTAPVNTGMPSGVDLDRSGSVGGPNDAKGFGLFPGQYGMVIYSKYPIDTAKVRTFKNLLWKDMPGAALPDDPATPEPGDWYSPAALNVLPLSSKSHWDVPVRVGGKTIHVLASHPTPPSFDGPEDRNGRRNHDEIRLWADYVSPSPRASSYIVDDAGRRGGLPANERFVILGDMNADPVDGDSYGKAIWQVLAHPRVTATSPMSLGGPEASRLQGGANATQKGDPRLDTADFGDNAPGNLRVDYVLPSKQLTPRGSGVFWPAQGQPGSELTGVYPFPTSDHRLVWVDLKG; from the coding sequence ATGAGCCTGTCCCCTCGTTCGCGCCGCATCGGTGCCTCGGCCCGCCTGGCCGCGGTGGGAGGGGCGGTGGCCCTCCTTGCCGCGGCGGCCGCCCCCGCGCAGGCCGGCGTCGGCCAGGGTCCCGCCCGAGGCGCCGCCGTGGGCGCGTCCCACCAGAGTTCCGCCCATCCGGGCACACCCGGCCAGGGCGCGTCCCATCAGAGCTCTCCTGCTCATGGGCCCAAGACAGGGCGCGACAGCGTCCGGGTGGCCACGTTCAACGCGAGCCTCAACCGCGGCGCCGAGGGCGAGCTCCAGCGTGACCTGTCCACGCCGGGCAACGCCCAGGCCCGCGCGGTCGCAGACGTCATCCAGTCGGCCCGGCCGGACATCGTGCTCGTCAACGAGTTCGACTACGACTCCGCCCACCGCTCCGCCAGCCTCTTCCGCGCCAACTACCTCAATGTGGGCCACGGCGGGCATGCGCCTATCGACTACCCGTACATGTACACCGCACCCGTCAACACGGGCATGCCCAGCGGCGTGGACCTCGACCGCTCCGGGAGCGTCGGCGGCCCCAACGACGCCAAGGGTTTCGGCCTCTTCCCCGGCCAGTACGGCATGGTCATCTACTCGAAGTACCCCATCGACACGGCGAAGGTCCGCACGTTCAAGAACCTCCTCTGGAAGGACATGCCGGGAGCGGCCCTGCCAGATGACCCCGCGACCCCCGAGCCGGGGGACTGGTACAGCCCTGCCGCGCTCAACGTCCTCCCGCTGTCCAGCAAGTCCCACTGGGACGTCCCGGTCCGGGTCGGCGGCAAGACCATCCACGTCCTCGCCTCCCACCCCACGCCGCCGTCCTTCGACGGGCCGGAGGACCGCAACGGGCGCCGCAACCATGACGAGATCCGCCTCTGGGCGGACTACGTCTCGCCGTCGCCGCGGGCATCCTCCTACATCGTCGACGACGCCGGGCGCCGCGGCGGCCTCCCCGCGAACGAGCGGTTCGTCATCCTCGGGGACATGAACGCCGATCCTGTGGACGGGGACTCCTACGGGAAGGCCATCTGGCAGGTCCTGGCGCACCCCCGGGTGACCGCAACGAGCCCCATGAGCCTCGGCGGACCGGAGGCCTCCCGGCTCCAGGGCGGGGCCAACGCGACCCAGAAGGGCGATCCGCGCCTTGACACCGCGGACTTCGGCGACAACGCCCCCGGCAACCTCCGCGTGGACTACGTCCTGCCCTCCAAGCAGCTGACCCCTCGCGGCTCTGGCGTGTTCTGGCCGGCGCAGGGGCAGCCCGGCTCGGAGCTGACGGGCGTCTACCCGTTCCCGACGTCCGACCACCGCCTCGTCTGGGTGGACCTCAAGGGCTAA
- a CDS encoding MFS transporter yields the protein MKRIYAYSFFAAAAITSFTVVDMLYFTGAGYSLAFVGTMFLVFNGTVSAAELPLAVLFDRFSGTKVIYIGLVLRLAALAIFFVNPGEGWLLVAQLLAGIAVAALSGTIPALIANSIEDQSIEGFASAYRILDWMGGAGSVIGGVAGGLIFQVYPQGIWLSAIVFLAAGTIAMIGFRAPEAEVERTPLRGYLVKVLGVFKNHSMWVGCAAGTASVAPYILWQMRFAETSVPFVIVTFVSMYLVGLLSPAIQRKVPVRRPQMVAVAVLNAVAMAGFALAPAGAWSFVTFMVHIVLQGVLSLMIGAYFQSQLTNDVRAASGSMSSLCNSLWVALAAPIVTRVAQDQGAVTAMLFAVVSFAVTALIAALRPIGAAEASR from the coding sequence ATGAAAAGAATCTACGCCTACTCATTTTTCGCTGCGGCGGCGATCACCTCGTTCACGGTCGTCGACATGCTGTACTTCACCGGGGCCGGGTACTCCCTGGCGTTCGTGGGGACGATGTTCCTCGTCTTCAACGGCACCGTCTCCGCAGCGGAGCTCCCGCTTGCGGTGCTCTTCGACCGCTTCTCCGGCACCAAGGTCATCTACATCGGCCTGGTCCTCCGCCTGGCTGCCCTGGCCATCTTCTTCGTCAATCCCGGCGAGGGGTGGCTCCTCGTGGCCCAGCTTCTGGCGGGTATCGCGGTCGCGGCCCTCAGCGGGACCATCCCCGCGTTGATCGCCAACAGCATCGAGGACCAGTCCATCGAGGGGTTCGCCAGCGCATACCGGATCCTCGACTGGATGGGCGGCGCGGGAAGCGTCATCGGCGGGGTAGCGGGCGGCCTCATCTTCCAGGTCTACCCGCAGGGGATCTGGCTCTCCGCCATCGTGTTTCTCGCGGCGGGGACGATCGCCATGATCGGGTTCCGCGCCCCGGAGGCCGAGGTCGAGCGCACACCCCTGCGCGGCTACCTCGTCAAGGTGCTGGGGGTCTTCAAGAATCACTCCATGTGGGTGGGGTGCGCGGCTGGGACGGCGTCCGTGGCCCCGTACATCCTCTGGCAGATGCGCTTCGCCGAGACCTCGGTGCCCTTCGTCATCGTGACCTTCGTGTCCATGTACCTCGTTGGCCTCCTGTCCCCGGCGATCCAGCGGAAGGTCCCCGTCCGCCGCCCGCAGATGGTGGCCGTGGCGGTCCTCAACGCGGTCGCCATGGCCGGGTTCGCCCTCGCCCCAGCCGGCGCCTGGTCCTTCGTGACCTTCATGGTGCACATCGTGCTCCAGGGGGTCCTCTCCCTCATGATCGGCGCGTACTTCCAGAGCCAGCTGACCAATGACGTCCGCGCGGCCTCGGGCTCCATGAGCTCGCTGTGCAATTCGCTCTGGGTGGCGCTCGCGGCGCCCATCGTGACGCGGGTGGCACAGGATCAGGGGGCCGTGACGGCCATGCTCTTCGCCGTGGTGTCCTTTGCCGTCACCGCGCTCATTGCGGCGCTGCGGCCCATCGGCGCCGCGGAGGCCTCCCGGTAG
- a CDS encoding long-chain-fatty-acid--CoA ligase: MTNLATHLLETAARLPDARALTLDEHTVTYAEFAQRARAVADDLIAKGLTPGDRVGLILPNVPAYGIYFYGIQLAGLVAVPMNPLLKAREIHYHLENSGSRAVFTLGATADEVRSGAGEAEVIEVDPLGASLASREPALADAVERADDDDCVILYTSGTTGRPKGARLTHWNMRSNALVGQKDLLLITEKDVVMGCLPLFHVFGLTCGLNACILGGAELTLLPRFDSAKALEMLERDKVTLFEGVPTMYQGLLAAAAAARSGSGMPDVSSLRAAISGGSAMPLEVMRHFEEAFDCLILEGYGLSETAPIATFNLMTGERRPGTVGAAVPGVEVRILDDMGGELPRGESGEVAVRGDNVMKGYWENPEATAAAIPDGWFRTGDIGTMDEDGFVTIVDRKKDMILHGGYNVYPREVEEVLYEHPAIAEAAVVGIPDETYGENVAAAVSLTPGSTVTPEEIRAFVAERLAAYKKPAVVWILDGLPKGPTGKILRREIRASHS, from the coding sequence ATGACCAACCTCGCCACCCACCTCCTCGAGACCGCAGCCCGCCTCCCCGACGCACGTGCGCTCACCCTGGACGAGCACACGGTGACCTACGCCGAGTTCGCCCAGCGGGCCCGCGCTGTGGCCGACGACCTCATCGCCAAAGGCCTCACCCCCGGGGACCGCGTGGGGCTCATCCTCCCCAACGTGCCCGCGTACGGCATCTACTTCTACGGGATCCAGCTGGCGGGCCTCGTGGCCGTGCCCATGAACCCGCTCCTCAAGGCCCGCGAGATCCACTACCACCTCGAGAACTCCGGCAGCCGGGCCGTCTTCACACTGGGGGCCACGGCGGACGAGGTGCGTTCCGGGGCCGGGGAAGCGGAGGTGATCGAGGTGGACCCCCTCGGCGCTTCGCTCGCCTCACGCGAGCCGGCCCTCGCAGACGCGGTGGAGCGGGCCGACGACGACGACTGCGTCATCCTCTACACCTCCGGCACGACGGGCCGGCCCAAGGGCGCACGCCTGACCCACTGGAACATGCGCTCGAACGCCCTGGTCGGCCAGAAGGACCTCCTCCTCATCACAGAGAAGGACGTCGTCATGGGCTGCCTGCCGCTGTTCCATGTCTTCGGGCTGACGTGCGGGCTGAACGCGTGCATCCTCGGCGGCGCCGAACTCACCCTCCTGCCCCGGTTCGACTCCGCGAAGGCCCTCGAGATGCTCGAGCGGGACAAGGTGACCCTCTTCGAGGGCGTCCCCACGATGTACCAGGGGCTGCTCGCGGCGGCGGCAGCCGCCCGGAGCGGGTCCGGCATGCCTGACGTGTCCTCCCTGCGCGCCGCGATCTCCGGCGGCTCCGCCATGCCGCTAGAGGTCATGCGGCACTTCGAGGAGGCGTTCGACTGCCTCATTCTCGAGGGCTACGGCCTCTCCGAGACGGCGCCCATCGCCACGTTCAACCTCATGACCGGCGAGCGCCGCCCCGGCACCGTGGGCGCGGCCGTGCCCGGGGTCGAGGTGCGGATCCTCGACGACATGGGCGGCGAGCTGCCCCGCGGCGAGTCCGGCGAGGTCGCCGTGCGAGGGGACAACGTCATGAAGGGCTACTGGGAGAACCCCGAGGCCACGGCGGCGGCCATCCCGGACGGCTGGTTCCGCACGGGGGACATCGGGACGATGGACGAGGACGGGTTCGTCACGATCGTTGACCGCAAGAAGGACATGATCCTCCACGGTGGATACAACGTGTACCCCCGCGAGGTGGAGGAGGTCCTCTACGAGCACCCGGCCATCGCGGAGGCGGCCGTCGTCGGCATCCCGGATGAGACGTACGGCGAGAACGTGGCCGCAGCGGTCAGCCTCACCCCAGGGTCCACGGTGACACCGGAGGAGATCCGGGCGTTTGTGGCCGAGCGGCTCGCGGCGTACAAGAAGCCGGCGGTGGTGTGGATTCTCGACGGCCTCCCCAAGGGGCCCACGGGCAAGATCCTGCGGCGGGAGATCAGGGCCTCCCACAGCTGA
- a CDS encoding AI-2E family transporter, with translation MDAPRALWSDSVGRPATRVLQFLIFAAGLAVVVWALTSQALTTLPILIAIILASALQPVLVALRRRGAGRIGSTAITFTGTLLLLIGIFTLVSISIYRQSDVLAARAVEGVTRLQDWLRSLGVEVDAARFDAIEKSLNSSSGGDLASRALHGVATAGEIGTGTLLTLVLLFFFLLDGDRMWTFIKRFIPARRRDEAHTAGVTSVKVLGAYVRGTVFIAAFAAIVDTVAMLVMGAPLAIPLGTLIFFGAFVPILGALVTGVLAALVTLVTLGPIPALVLVGIVILVNQIEHHILQPKVMGDSLGLHGSVILIALAIGAHTGGISGAIVAVPITAVVWAAVKSVMEGRGLYSPVFHSKHGAPASEADDDGAAGTASPEPRGGRGSHAAPSA, from the coding sequence GTGGACGCTCCCCGTGCTCTCTGGTCCGATTCCGTTGGACGCCCGGCTACCCGAGTCCTTCAGTTCCTCATCTTCGCGGCCGGCCTTGCGGTGGTGGTCTGGGCGCTGACGTCGCAGGCCCTGACCACGCTGCCGATCCTCATTGCCATCATCCTCGCCTCCGCCCTCCAGCCCGTCCTCGTGGCCCTGAGGCGGCGGGGCGCGGGCCGGATCGGCTCCACCGCCATCACCTTCACGGGGACGCTGCTGCTGCTCATCGGCATCTTCACCCTCGTCTCGATCTCGATCTACCGGCAGAGCGATGTCCTCGCGGCCCGGGCCGTGGAGGGTGTGACGCGCCTCCAGGACTGGCTGCGCAGCCTGGGGGTCGAGGTGGACGCGGCACGATTCGACGCCATCGAGAAGAGCCTCAACTCCAGTTCAGGCGGGGACCTGGCTTCGCGGGCGCTTCACGGCGTCGCCACAGCCGGGGAAATCGGAACGGGCACGCTGCTCACGCTCGTCCTCTTGTTCTTCTTCCTCCTTGACGGAGACCGGATGTGGACCTTCATCAAGCGGTTCATCCCCGCCCGACGGCGCGACGAGGCACACACGGCCGGTGTCACGAGCGTGAAGGTCCTCGGCGCGTACGTCCGGGGGACGGTGTTCATCGCGGCCTTCGCGGCCATCGTGGACACGGTCGCCATGCTCGTCATGGGCGCGCCGCTCGCCATTCCGCTCGGCACGCTCATTTTCTTCGGCGCTTTCGTTCCCATTCTCGGGGCGCTCGTGACGGGTGTTCTCGCGGCCCTGGTCACCCTCGTGACCCTGGGCCCCATCCCCGCCCTGGTCCTCGTGGGAATTGTCATTCTCGTCAACCAGATTGAGCACCACATCCTCCAGCCGAAAGTCATGGGAGACTCGCTGGGCCTTCACGGCTCCGTCATTCTCATTGCCCTGGCCATCGGGGCGCACACGGGCGGCATTTCCGGCGCCATTGTGGCGGTCCCCATCACGGCGGTCGTCTGGGCCGCGGTCAAGAGCGTCATGGAGGGGCGCGGGCTGTACTCCCCGGTCTTCCACTCCAAGCACGGTGCCCCCGCTTCGGAGGCCGACGACGACGGGGCCGCCGGAACGGCATCCCCCGAGCCTCGCGGTGGCCGGGGCTCGCACGCCGCGCCGTCGGCCTGA